In the Cetobacterium ceti genome, one interval contains:
- a CDS encoding S26 family signal peptidase: MDRIQRVRRNRAFKKLIIILNIIFIIFVLGIIYLKKHYVLNLSPSIPVGFYRILEDKNYKKGDFIEFKIPATAEKYVHGRNYLSKNIKTLSKQIVGVTGDKIEVKKKGNTNYLYINNILYGYIASKDNEGLPLPVISNQIIKENEYFVLGTHPQSFDSRYYGTVSKNLILHKIKK, translated from the coding sequence ATGGATAGAATACAAAGGGTTAGAAGAAATAGAGCTTTTAAAAAGCTCATAATAATTCTTAATATAATTTTTATTATTTTTGTTTTAGGGATAATTTATCTAAAAAAACATTATGTTTTAAATTTATCCCCTTCTATTCCAGTAGGTTTTTATAGAATTTTAGAAGATAAAAATTATAAAAAAGGAGATTTTATAGAGTTTAAAATTCCTGCAACTGCTGAAAAATATGTTCATGGAAGAAATTATTTAAGTAAAAATATAAAAACTCTCTCAAAACAAATAGTGGGAGTTACTGGAGATAAAATAGAAGTTAAGAAAAAGGGCAATACCAACTATTTATACATTAATAATATTTTATATGGGTATATTGCAAGTAAGGATAATGAAGGATTACCCCTTCCTGTGATCTCTAATCAAATAATAAAAGAAAATGAATATTTTGTTTTAGGAACTCACCCACAAAGTTTTGATAGTAGATATTATGGTACAGTTTCTAAAAAT